One segment of Macaca fascicularis isolate 582-1 chromosome 2, T2T-MFA8v1.1 DNA contains the following:
- the LOC141409654 gene encoding uncharacterized protein, protein MGRRTGMEDVPQPLQNVALARLTGDRRSSGKGAAAPRKKPTQGVSAPMRAQSCWSAAQALGFQCRCGQRRPRTAWNNLKGGKHTPAAPQVRRWGKQRRLTQPPAPGPAGWRHLFRSAPFSPLLLRRHRAGKKEGRRPSRRASGDPDPGAAGAPQSLSPCPTVPSRDRESPPLQGLERWLPAGKGAQRSRPPNKRRLGACAPPREPRAPPAGGKRAAAPLSVQLRRWESARLGLSQEPPRGVARESWQRLRGTLDP, encoded by the exons ATGGGGAGGAGGACCGGCATGGAAGATGTGCCACAGCCTCTCCAGAACGTAGCACTGGCGCGCCTGACTGGTGACAGACGGAGCAGTGGCAAGGGCGCAGCTGCACCAAGGAAAAAGCCCACACAGGGGGTGAGCGCGCCCATGCGTGCCCAGTCATGTTGGAGCGCAGCCCAGGCGCTGGGCTTCCAGTGCAGGTGTGGCCAGCGGAGGCCAAGAACTGCGTGGAACAACCTCAAGGGGGGAAAACACACGCCAGCCGCCCCCCAGGTCAGAAGGTGGGGCAAGCAGCGGCGCCTCACCCAGCCTCCCGCTCCGGGTCCTGCCGGATGGCGGCATCTCTTCCGGTCAGCCCCCTTCTCTCCGCTGCTCCTCCGCAGACACCGCGCCGGGAAGAAGGAGGGGCGGAGACCAAGCCGGCGCGCGTCTGGTGATCCCGACCCCGGTGCGGCTGGAGCGCCTCAGTCGCTGTCTCCCTGCCCCACGGTTCCGAGTAGGGACCGTGAGTCGCCCCCACTCCAGGGGCTGGAGCGCTGGCTCCCAGCAGGGAAAGGGGCGCAGCGTTCCCGACCCCCAAACAAGCGGCGCTTGGGCGCGTGCGCGCCTCCCCGAGAGCCCCGGGCGCCGCCTGCGGGCGGGAAGAG AGCGGCCGCTCCCCTCTCGGTCCAGCTGCGACGCTGGGAAAGCGCCAGACTTGGTCTGTCACAGGAGCCCCCGCGAGGCGTGGCGAGGGAGAGCTGGCAGCGGCTGCGAGGGACTCTCGATCCTTGA